The Manihot esculenta cultivar AM560-2 chromosome 1, M.esculenta_v8, whole genome shotgun sequence genome has a window encoding:
- the LOC110599629 gene encoding protein DEFECTIVE IN MERISTEM SILENCING 3: MAGPGGLDEIEIMKLKKDIKRHEDNLTFLKSEENRVDESILQLQVISAKYHLNSTSQGTSKNGGSHNEEETMEQILKQETTAAAMLCQLKTHHSVLLSNLPVTKDVLGVVATLAGVENDNLNRLLSEFLGLETMLALVCKTFEGVKALEKYDWEGKIINSAGLHGLGCSMGRKINGRFLVICLEDLRPYSGGFVDDDIQKRLDLSKPRLADGSYPSGFVDFAVNMINLDYRNLFCVTAKGNGLRETLFYALFSHLQVYRTREEMLRALPCITDGAVSLDGGMINRHGAFALGNRTDVEVKFPVISSRNLPAADEVNVEYAIKVLKLEQLNISEDMRREQSLLEKTKAELIAKYNT, encoded by the exons ATGGCTGGTCCCGGCGGCTTG GATGAAATTGAGATTATGAAGTTGAAGAAAGATATCAAAAGGCATGAAGACAACCTAACATTTTTGAAGTCAGAGGAAAACCGTGTAGATGAATCTATACTTCAGTTGCAAG TGATCTCTGCGAAGTATCATTTGAACAGTACATCTCAGGGAACGAGTAAAAATGGAGGCTCTCACAATGAGGAAGAGACAATGGAACAAATACTGAAGCAAGAGACAACAGCAGCTGCCATGTTGTGCCAACTAAAAACTCATCATTCAGTTCTGTTGTCAAATTTGCCAGTGACCAAGGATGTTCTTGGTGTGGTGGCAACTCTGGCCGGAGTTGAGAATGATAATCTTAATAG GCTTCTGTCGGAGTTCTTGGGACTGGAGACCATGCTGGCGCTCGTTTGCAAAACATTTGAGGGTGTCAAGGCTTTGGAGAAATATGATTGGGAAGGGAAAATAATCAACAGTGCGGGTCTCCATGGCCTTGGATGTTCCATGGGAAGAAAAATTAATGGCCGGTTTCTTGTCATTTGCCTTGAAGATTTAAG GCCATATTCTGGTGGTTTCGTGGATGATGATATTCAAAAAAGGCTTGATCTTTCAAAGCCAAGGTTAGCAGATGGGAGTTACCCATCTGGGTTTGTAGATTTTGCAGTTAACATGATCAATTTGGATTATCGGAATTTGTTTTGTGTCACTGCGAAAGGAAATGGGCTTAGAGAGACACTATTCTATGCTCTATTTTCTCACCTTCAAGTATACAGAACCAGAGAGGAAATGCTACGTGCCCTCCCATGCATAACTGATGGAGCTGTGTCTTTAGATGGCGGGATGATCAATAGACACGGTGCCTTTGCCCTTGGAAATAG GACTGATGTAGAGGTGAAATTCCCAGTGATTTCCAGCAGAAACTTACCAGCAGCAGACGAAGTTAACGTTGAATATGCAATCAAGGTGCTGAAATTGGAACAACTTAATATTTCGGAGGATATGAGAAGGGAACAATCATTGTTGGAGAAAACAAAAGCTGAATTGATAGCCAAGTACAACACATAA